The sequence CAGTTTTTTATTCTTAAATGTGTAAGAATAAACTGACTATTAGTTCACTTATGCAACTTACAAATGTATTTTAATTTTTTAGCAAAATTCAATATATTATCCACTGATTATAGTACTTTGCAAACATTGATAAAGAGCTCCCTGTAGTGGTATTAGTTAATAGATGTGAAGAATTAGAAATATATCTAACTAACGTGCATAAAATTCTGAACATGTAAAATGATTGCTTCTATGTTCTTATATAACATTCGTCCCTGTACATAAGATAGAGTTTTAGAGTGACATAATAGTTGGAGAATAGCTATGCTTCGGTTGTTGGTAAGGCTTATTTGAATAGTAGGACTTGCTATCATCGAAATACCTTTTTCTGATGCTTGTGTTCAATTTCAGTCTAGTTCGACGGCTGGCATCGTTGGGTTACACCATACCACCTACAGAAGAAACAAAGACCTTATCACTTTTTCCAGTATATTCAGCAACACTAATGGCTATCTCAATAAGCAAATTATGGTACAATTGGGTGGCACCATGCTATCTATAGAAGACAGCAAGGAGATTACCACTGCCTTTCTGGTAAACTAGTAACATTAATGGCTAAGTTAAATCAGCACCGGCCTGGCTAACACAATACTCGAGATGTTGAAATGCAAGACAGGGTAGACGCTGGGAAAGACACTACCGGGACAGCCATTAACACATAGGTGACAGGAAATACACCAAGTGTCTCACAAGCAAAAAGTGTTTGGTACAAGAAATGCTGAAGATAAAGATGAATGTCTGTCTCAAAACAATGTGTTTGCAGATCTCATACGACAATAGTAGATTCTATCTTTTGGAGCCTAATTGTAGAACTCTAGTTGAGTTAGGTATCTGGAGTTGTTTTTAGATTGCGTTAATCCGAGATAACTTGAGACAGACTAGTATTAGTCTGATTAATGCATGACTAAGGTTCTTAATCATGTGATAAAAGGTTAATGCTACAGTAAGTTAAAGTCGCTTATGAGGTCTCCTATGTAGCCTGGTGAGTTCTCTACAACTCCTAATGGTTAGAGGAGAGAAGGCAAGCATGACTAACACTCTCTTCCAGCCTCTTGTATAAATAAAACTTTCTGATTCCCTCCATATGAGGAAATAGAAATAAAAGTCTAAGACATCAAATCTATCAGAAATAAGGTTATCGTGCTATATACAAGAGGCTGTATTTTTCTTTAATCAATAAGTTAAAGACCAAGTAAAGATGATTAAGGAGCTGTGTCTCAAATCAATCATTATACCAATACTAGACAGATTAAAAGAATTGCTTACAGCTTAGGATGTACTTGTAGCATGTGCTCAAAGAATAGTTACCTTATCTCCAGTTGGGGAGGGAAGAACTTTGGTGTGGAAACGGATACAAGTATGTGTGTGAGAGGAATCTGGTCCAGCTGGGTTGCATATATGGGTATGGGTGTAGGCATTATTATCTCTCAGGAACGGAAACTCATTCAAAAAATCCATTGAGCAATCATTCATATTCCAGTGTGGGCTTGCACAATCTACCTCTCCACCAGTTTCACCAGTACCCACATTATCCAATCCGTCAGTACCCACATAATCCAACCCAGGATGCATACAATCAACCTGATTATCACATCGAAGATCGCACAGATTCGCCTCGAGCAAGTTAGAGGGTGGCATGTTCTGTGGAGTCCCATGTATACCCTTGGTTTGTCCACAATCTGGAAGCTCTTCGTTTGATATATTGGTATTTCCAACACACTGCCCATATCTGATATCACAAGGCCCACATCCTTTATTGTTGAGTACACCAATTTCCTGAGTAACCACATTATCCAATCCAGGATGCGTGCAATAAGTCTTATCATCACACCGAAGATCACAGTTGTTCATCTCATACACCCCAAGCAAGTTAGAGGGTGGAATGATCTGTGGAGTCCCATGTAAACTCTTGGTAGGTTTCCTATAAGGAAATGATCCAATTTCCCCTTCAATCCTTCCCCGAATGTCCACAAGCAAACACTTCAACCTAGCAACCTCAGCTTCAAGGGCAGCTTGACCTTGTAGCCTTGTCAACAGTTGCTGATTAATGGCTCTCAACCTAACAACTTCATCCTCCAATGAAGCTTCTCGAGCCTTCTTTTTTTCACGGTATTTACGAACTGCTTCCCGATTACCAGATGggagttttttgaattttgtttcaGCAGACTCTGCTGTATCATCAGTACTTACCTTATCCCCAGTTGGGACAGGACGGATTTTGGTACGGACACAAGTATGTGAGTGAGACGAATCTGGACCAGGAGGATTGCAAATATGTGTATGGGTTGATGCATGAGCATCTCCCTGGAAAAAACAGCGACTGCTTGGGAGTTCATTATCCATATTTAATAACTGATTTGAAAATTCTAACTCTCCATCATCCATAGTTCACACAAAGTTGAAAATCCCTgcaaaaattaaacaaaacagTTTGGAACTGAGACCTGTATATGCAACTAAATTGAGTAAGCTAAATGATAGGAGATCATCATAGGAAACATCTTTTTGTTGTAGGTGGAATCGTTGTACATCAAGTGTTAagtaaattaaaaaagaaaatttgcCAATCAAACAAATTTTATTGATAAGCAAAAGAAACCACACAATTAAATAAATCCTGCAATACAAGTGGACTAAAACATAATACACAATAAAGatacaaataaaaagaaaaatcattcgTAAATTATTTTTCTCAGTTAGGAATTAAAGAAGTTTAGTATCAAACCTTGATAAAGTTCCACAGAGTCTTTCAAGCCTTTTAGTTTCTTTCCAcaagatgaaagaaaaaaaatgaaaggtCAGATTGAACACAACGATCTACAACCCTAATTGTATCTTCTTCTATTTTATTTTGCCAGAAGCTGTTGCTGAATGGAAAgcttaaaaccctaattaaaacaTCTGAAGAGTCTAGGTTTATGCATGGCACACAGTGATGAAGAAACGAGGGTCTATCTACGGGTTCAAATTTGTAAACTCGACCAAAGATGGTAcaatttatattcttaatttagaaaataataataataaatatcgGGCCTTTAATTATTTTTCCTCGTTTAATTGGGTATGCTGGAGTTAATTGGCGTATGCTAGAAATCTACTCAGACTCCAAAAATGATAGGGGGTGTCAAAAGATAGTGAAAGTATTACTTGATCCTTCActaataataaaacctaaaatcCTATTAACTCATTATCCCTGAGTTCATCTtgattccaaaataaaatttactcTCCCTTTTCCTCTCTAACCTAACGACCcccttaaaaaaagaaaaaaaagtttcgAAATCAATTGATTGTTGTAATTTTCGATTCAAAAATTTTAATCGATGATTAACATCTTCTACAAACATGACTCGTACGAAAGAGCACTAGAAAAATGTTGTGATTCCTAATATCGTTGATAAACTCAAAGAAAAGCATTACTCGAGAAGGAAGGAAAAATCAAATTGTGAAGAACTGGAAGAAGCTATGGCCTCAATTAGAAAGTAAATGAACTCAAAGAAACCCATTACTGTATTTGTTGTTTGTGTTTTATGTGGTGTCTTGATTGTAAAATAAGATTTGTGACCGATTGCAGTTACAGAAAGAGAGTCGTCACCTTCAAAATCATAATACCCTGACAACTTCATGTTGCGACTATGAAAAGACGTCATCTTAATGTAGATAGTGAAActtggataaggggaaaaagtgtcatttcaagaccagAGGAAAAATGGTACTTTCATAACTAGGGATTGAGTCATCAATCTGAGATAACAAGTCGTCTTCAAAAGTTTAGCAAGACTAAAATGAGAGAGGATCGGATGTAAAAAGAAAGCTCTGTAGACAAGTTTGATTACCATCGCCAAAAAAATAGGATCAACCCTATTGGGCAAAACTCAACTCTCACAGTAGTGActaagcccttggtcctcaaggcacccACATCCACAATTTCTAGTATATGCCCCCCGCAAGACACTGCTGGATGGGCGTGATGTCGTGACTCCTAGGCGTGCAGGCCTCCTTTTCTCTCTTGAACATTTCCCAGTTGACTTCGGAGAGACTCAATCGGGCGATCTAAATACCATACGTTCTCAGTCGTGTTAGCCAAACCTCAGACGACCTCAGTCGCGTCGGCCAAATCTCAGACAGCCTCAGTCGCGTAGGCCAAATCTCAGATGGCCTCAGTTGCATCATCCAAACCTCAGATGGCATCATCCGAGCTGAGCCAGCTCGTCTGAAGAGTCTTATACAAGCATAAAACTCAGGAAAAAGCCTCACTTAGGGCTCAAGCCTCCTTCTCGgcgtctcaaacacactcacggctagtaaattgggTATGAACtgtacatgtctatccaaaaacaTGAATAATATCCCTTGAGCTTCGCATGATCAACAAAGTGACCCAAAATCAATAATACGGTCTCCACGTGACATATGTGACCATCCACAAAGAGGTAGAGTCCAATTTTAACTCATCTCATACTCTACGCACGAATTCTGAGGCATTCCATGTCTTTTTACGTGACTTATCTTAGttattctcacaaatcagagaatatctctatatcttggccaactcggctacagagaatatttctctctctcaacacatcatcgcGAAGGCTGACTcggcttcacacaaatggggggatataaattagggttttggtctggcggtctacgacgcgtgtgagaaatacccgccCAATTTGTCACCGCAGAAGAGTGTAAAAGCGGTGGAATAAAGAGATAaattcaacctagtttatctttatctactcctgaagagacgggaaaaTTTTTCCCGCACGGCAAGCAATCTCTACCTGAGATTAAAGAATTAAGCTttaaataggtcctctatttctccaagctaatatacAACTTTCTCATGACCTCTCAGAGCAAGAAATTTTTCTCTGatatctctcttcatctgcttccctccctaagactggCACTAAGCCTCATTCCATGTGACTGAAATAACTTTTGAACGGCCATTGTACATGGTTTAGACGAAGACttttcgtgctcaacctcccgtaactcactttaaGAAACCATAGAATCTTACTTttagcctctcaccgattttaggtaactacattttggcgacaaCATTAAAATATTGTCCACTCAGCTACATATCTTAATCATGGTCActactgttttggggtaaaaactgattctgctgtttgtggtaaatttaggtgtgttgatgagaaatgaattcaaaccctaaataaatgcactgcgcgggagtacttttagattcgagagatcaatctgtaagactctggcctaaaccaagaaatggacattccagattcaattcggtcacaaagtgatggagaagggttgatcttagggaggtaagcgaagaaggtgttgagatcagaatgttgaattacaaaggtgtggttgttttatgacttgtatcataatatggtttctggctacttgtgttgataacatttGTCTTTAAGGGTGGTGTGATTCGAACCCAGCACGTTGTGTGTGTTAGGTGAATGCTCCACCATTGTGctgcatcccccattttgtgacatgtttgatgtctcgagtattttgtaagaaaaatatatatagcaGGCTGCTAAATatgtcaagtcatgagactcacTGCTTAAAGCAACATATattgcttttaggttaaataataaacTATTTGTGGAATCAATATTCATAAAGCATCTTTTATAATTGATGCacatgaagcatcgcttttaaacaagctgctaaaaataatcgatgtgcaggaagcatcgttgttttagagctcatCCAAATTAGTCgcgagcttaatgtcttaaaaggagcgtgaccgACCATTTTCAGGGAGTTGGTATGATCTGTGCACATGCGACTGATTCTGGTCGGTtggtccctataggagagtggcgactggtagccattctcaaatcctatcggtcgatccaggtttaatctggaccgcttaaatcggctagccaagtcgAGTGGCTGAGACGATATGTGGAagttaatgactgttgttgaatCATATAAGTAGCGCGAATGGCCACatttgagtgatcgtttgggaACCCTATGGACAAGACATGACTTGGCCGATCGTTCCATGTGGAGGAGGGGTGGGCGATTATCACGGTATTACCCTGTTGGcctcctgaaaataaatctagaccatccgactaggctagcgaagttggatggacgagatgacttgcggcAGTTACATATTGCCATTGatta comes from Papaver somniferum cultivar HN1 chromosome 7, ASM357369v1, whole genome shotgun sequence and encodes:
- the LOC113299230 gene encoding basic leucine zipper 23-like → MDDGELEFSNQLLNMDNELPSSRCFFQGDAHASTHTHICNPPGPDSSHSHTCVRTKIRPVPTGDKVSTDDTAESAETKFKKLPSGNREAVRKYREKKKAREASLEDEVVRLRAINQQLLTRLQGQAALEAEVARLKCLLVDIRGRIEGEIGSFPYRKPTKSLHGTPQIIPPSNLLGVYEMNNCDLRCDDKTYCTHPGLDNVVTQEIGVLNNKGCGPCDIRYGQCVGNTNISNEELPDCGQTKGIHGTPQNMPPSNLLEANLCDLRCDNQVDCMHPGLDYVGTDGLDNVGTGETGGEVDCASPHWNMNDCSMDFLNEFPFLRDNNAYTHTHICNPAGPDSSHTHTCIRFHTKVLPSPTGDKVVWCNPTMPAVELD